The following are from one region of the Prevotella communis genome:
- a CDS encoding glycosyl hydrolase encodes MKRIVSSIALASLALTINAQSWPTVTPEAKPGTRWWWLGSAVDQENLKWNLSEYGKHGIGAIEITPLYGVQGNQQNNIPYLSDKWMSMLRYTMTQAERNGIEVDMTTGTGWPFGGPWVPLKESACRVVFVEKDINGTGTIDLSPSEKDAKNAFLEKVMLYENGQARDVTQQVTGSNLTYRTSQQAKLVAVYIKYGVMRVKRAAPGGEGLVIDHFDKTAVANYLKHIEEAFERTKTPYPHTFFNDSYEVADATWTPTLLQEFEKRRGYKLEEHLPELIAYEPKVLSDYRETLGDLLLENFTNQWTAWAHKHGAITRNQAHGSPANLIDCYAAVDIPEIEGFGLSEFGIKGLRQDKGKTRKNDSDFSMLKYAPSAAHICGKPYTSSETFTWLTEHFRTSLSQLKPDIDLMFCAGVNHMFFHGTCYSPKNDEWPGWKFYASIDMSPTNSIWRDAPYFMDYVSRCQSFLQMGQPDNDFLVYLPVRDMWQKNTGKLLMQFSIHAMGKLAPDFIKSILAIDKAGYDCDYISERLLMDTRCENGQLITQGGTSYKGLIIPGSGKMPENVRQHIEQLKAQGAHIIYGINEKEMGKAAKAEAMKTQLGLKAIRRKNANGYHYFIANLSPKDVCEYVSLPVDYEEAIWFNPLNGERYAARQDGRQILISLRSGESMILQTFNKKSHFQQVPRLEDEAKVPVKTYDLNGKWTLSFVDEAPAVGKTYQLDKLQTWETLDEKTRVTMGTGVYTTHLNLKKKDLADAHAWTIDLGDVRESARVYINNQFVGCAWSVPYVLNCSNVLKEGDNLIRIEVTNLPANRISDLDKKGVKWRKMEEINVVDINYKKTTYDEWAPVESGLHSNVAIIKY; translated from the coding sequence ATGAAAAGAATTGTTTCTTCTATCGCCCTGGCCTCACTGGCGCTGACCATCAATGCACAGTCGTGGCCTACGGTCACACCAGAGGCCAAGCCTGGCACACGCTGGTGGTGGCTAGGATCTGCCGTCGACCAGGAGAACCTCAAATGGAATCTCTCTGAATATGGCAAACATGGCATCGGAGCCATCGAGATAACCCCACTCTACGGTGTTCAGGGTAATCAGCAGAATAATATCCCCTACCTCTCTGACAAATGGATGAGCATGCTGCGCTATACGATGACGCAGGCAGAGCGCAACGGTATTGAGGTGGATATGACGACCGGTACGGGATGGCCTTTCGGTGGTCCGTGGGTACCCTTGAAAGAGTCGGCTTGCCGGGTGGTCTTCGTAGAAAAAGACATCAACGGAACGGGCACAATCGACTTGTCGCCATCCGAGAAAGACGCCAAGAACGCCTTCCTGGAAAAGGTGATGCTCTATGAAAACGGACAGGCTCGTGACGTCACCCAGCAAGTTACCGGCAGCAACCTGACCTATCGCACATCGCAACAGGCCAAGTTGGTGGCTGTGTATATCAAATACGGCGTGATGCGCGTAAAACGAGCTGCGCCTGGCGGTGAGGGATTGGTCATCGACCATTTCGACAAGACAGCCGTGGCCAATTACCTGAAGCATATCGAGGAAGCCTTCGAACGTACGAAGACGCCCTACCCTCACACCTTCTTCAACGACTCCTACGAGGTGGCAGATGCCACTTGGACGCCAACGCTCCTGCAAGAATTCGAGAAACGTCGCGGCTACAAACTGGAGGAACATCTGCCGGAACTGATAGCCTATGAACCCAAGGTGCTGAGCGACTATCGCGAAACACTGGGTGACCTGTTGCTCGAGAATTTCACCAACCAATGGACGGCATGGGCCCACAAGCATGGGGCTATCACGCGCAATCAGGCCCACGGTTCTCCTGCCAACCTCATCGACTGCTATGCTGCGGTGGATATCCCTGAGATAGAAGGCTTCGGCCTGAGTGAGTTTGGTATCAAGGGCCTGCGTCAGGACAAGGGTAAGACGCGCAAGAACGACTCCGATTTCTCAATGTTGAAATATGCACCGTCGGCTGCACATATCTGTGGCAAGCCCTACACCTCCAGCGAGACCTTCACCTGGCTCACGGAACATTTCCGCACATCGTTGTCGCAACTCAAGCCCGACATCGACCTGATGTTCTGTGCAGGCGTCAACCATATGTTCTTCCACGGCACCTGCTACTCACCCAAGAACGACGAGTGGCCAGGGTGGAAGTTTTACGCCTCCATCGACATGAGTCCTACAAACAGTATCTGGCGCGATGCCCCCTACTTCATGGACTATGTGTCTCGCTGTCAGAGTTTTCTGCAGATGGGACAACCCGATAACGACTTCCTCGTTTATCTGCCCGTACGTGATATGTGGCAGAAAAATACGGGCAAACTCCTGATGCAGTTTTCTATTCATGCCATGGGCAAACTGGCTCCCGATTTCATCAAGAGTATCCTGGCTATCGACAAGGCCGGGTATGACTGTGACTATATCTCAGAACGACTGCTGATGGATACCAGGTGTGAGAACGGACAACTCATCACGCAGGGCGGCACAAGCTATAAGGGACTGATTATCCCCGGCAGCGGAAAGATGCCCGAGAACGTCAGACAGCACATCGAACAGCTCAAGGCTCAGGGTGCCCATATCATCTATGGCATCAACGAGAAAGAGATGGGCAAAGCGGCGAAGGCAGAAGCCATGAAGACCCAGCTGGGCCTGAAAGCTATCCGACGCAAGAATGCCAACGGTTACCATTATTTCATCGCCAACCTGAGTCCAAAGGATGTCTGTGAATACGTCTCATTACCAGTAGATTACGAAGAAGCCATTTGGTTCAATCCGCTCAACGGCGAACGTTATGCCGCCAGACAGGATGGCCGTCAGATTCTCATCAGTCTGCGTAGTGGTGAATCCATGATTCTGCAGACCTTCAACAAGAAAAGCCACTTCCAACAAGTGCCCCGTCTGGAGGATGAAGCTAAAGTACCAGTGAAGACCTACGACCTGAACGGCAAATGGACACTCTCGTTCGTTGACGAGGCACCTGCCGTAGGAAAGACCTACCAACTGGACAAACTCCAGACATGGGAGACCCTGGACGAGAAGACACGCGTCACGATGGGTACCGGTGTTTATACCACGCATCTCAACCTCAAGAAAAAGGACCTTGCAGATGCCCATGCATGGACCATCGATTTGGGCGATGTTCGTGAGTCGGCTCGCGTCTATATCAACAATCAGTTTGTTGGTTGCGCCTGGAGTGTGCCCTATGTGCTCAACTGCAGCAACGTGCTGAAAGAGGGCGACAACCTGATTCGTATTGAGGTGACCAATCTGCCCGCCAACCGTATCAGCGACCTCGACAAGAAGGGCGTGAAATGGCGCAAGATGGAAGAGATCAATGTCGTGGATATCAATTACAAGAAAACAACATACGACGAGTGGGCTCCCGTAGAAAGTGGCCTTCACTCAAACGTAGCAATTATTAAATATTAA
- the lon gene encoding endopeptidase La, which translates to MEFKIKMSDNQFSNKSISMIADIEGDFTDMINTEMPSELPILPVRNIVLFPGVVWPILLGRASSMKLARQAEKNGEVIGVVCQRDPDIEVPTYDDLYEYGVSAKIVKQFTLPGGNTTVIVQAQSRFHLDRLTKEKPFLKGEVTPMPDLHPDKHDREWKTAVDDLRRMAEEYISMVDEMSDEATFAIRNIHNDEMMLSFVCANMPFTIQEKIKLLGVETVKERLFGAMKALNREINLQKLKTDIRNKTREDIDEQQKNYFLQQQIKNLQAEMGNQQQPEKAELLRKARNKKWPDEIARIFYKEADKLDNFQPQSPDFNVQLNYLQTFVSLPWGEYTKDDLNLQRAQKILDHDHYGMEKVKERILEYMAVLSLRGDLKSPILCLYGPPGVGKTSLGKSIAEAMKRKYVRVSLGGLHDEAEIRGHRRTYIGAMPGRIIKSIQKAGSSNPVFILDEIDKVTQNTINGDPSSALLEVLDPEQNTAFHDNYLDVDYDLSKVMFIATANNLSTIPRPLLDRMEIIEVSGYITEEKIEIAKRHLIPRELDNTGLKTLSEKPKFSKATIEKIIEQYTRESGVRQLEKQINKAMRKLAYKRQVEDSLVNWKITPESLEDLLGKPPFYRDIYQGNEYAGVVTGLAWTSVGGEILFIETSLSKGKGSKLTLTGNLGDVMKESAVLALEYVKAHADKLGIDYRIFDNWNIHIHVPEGATPKDGPSAGITIATSIASALTQRKVRKNTAMTGEITLRGKVLPVGGIKEKILAAKRAGITDIVMCQENEKDILEIPEMYLKGVQFHYVENVQDVWNFALSDEIVDNPLKFEIEEEKDKDKSK; encoded by the coding sequence ATGGAGTTTAAAATTAAGATGAGTGACAATCAGTTTAGCAATAAGTCTATCTCGATGATAGCCGATATTGAAGGTGATTTTACAGACATGATAAACACCGAAATGCCTTCGGAATTACCTATACTTCCCGTTAGAAATATCGTTTTATTCCCTGGTGTCGTATGGCCCATCCTGCTTGGACGTGCTTCAAGCATGAAACTGGCTCGTCAGGCCGAGAAGAATGGCGAGGTCATCGGTGTGGTGTGCCAGCGTGATCCGGATATTGAGGTGCCCACCTATGACGACCTGTATGAATATGGCGTATCTGCAAAGATTGTGAAGCAGTTCACCCTGCCTGGTGGCAACACCACCGTCATCGTGCAGGCCCAGAGCCGTTTCCATCTGGACAGACTGACCAAGGAGAAGCCTTTCCTCAAAGGAGAAGTGACCCCTATGCCAGACCTGCATCCCGACAAGCACGACCGCGAGTGGAAGACTGCCGTTGACGACCTGCGCCGCATGGCCGAGGAATATATCTCGATGGTTGACGAGATGAGCGATGAGGCTACTTTTGCCATCCGCAACATCCACAACGACGAGATGATGCTGAGTTTCGTCTGCGCCAATATGCCTTTCACTATCCAGGAGAAAATCAAGTTGCTTGGCGTGGAGACCGTCAAGGAGCGCCTCTTTGGCGCCATGAAGGCCCTGAACCGCGAGATCAACCTGCAGAAGTTGAAGACCGACATCCGCAACAAAACCCGCGAGGATATCGACGAGCAGCAGAAAAACTACTTCCTCCAGCAGCAGATCAAGAACCTGCAGGCCGAGATGGGCAACCAGCAGCAGCCAGAGAAAGCAGAACTTTTACGTAAGGCCAGGAACAAGAAATGGCCTGACGAGATAGCACGCATTTTCTACAAAGAGGCCGACAAGCTGGACAACTTCCAGCCCCAGAGCCCTGATTTCAACGTGCAGTTGAACTATCTGCAGACGTTTGTATCGCTGCCTTGGGGTGAATATACCAAGGACGACCTGAACCTGCAGCGTGCCCAGAAGATCCTGGACCACGACCACTACGGCATGGAGAAGGTGAAGGAGCGCATCCTGGAATATATGGCCGTACTCTCCCTGCGTGGCGACCTGAAGAGTCCTATCCTCTGTCTCTATGGCCCTCCGGGAGTTGGTAAGACCTCTCTTGGAAAGTCTATTGCCGAGGCCATGAAGCGCAAGTATGTGCGCGTATCGCTGGGCGGTCTGCACGATGAGGCCGAGATCCGTGGCCACCGTCGCACCTATATCGGTGCCATGCCCGGCCGTATCATCAAGAGCATTCAGAAGGCCGGTTCCAGCAACCCCGTCTTCATTCTCGACGAGATCGACAAGGTGACACAGAACACCATCAATGGCGACCCCTCTTCTGCCCTCCTCGAAGTACTCGACCCCGAGCAGAACACGGCTTTCCATGATAACTATCTGGATGTGGACTATGACCTGTCGAAGGTGATGTTCATCGCCACCGCCAACAACCTCTCAACGATTCCCCGTCCACTGCTCGACCGTATGGAGATTATCGAGGTGAGCGGATATATCACTGAGGAGAAGATTGAGATTGCCAAGCGCCATCTGATTCCCCGTGAACTGGACAATACCGGTTTGAAGACCCTGTCGGAGAAACCTAAGTTCAGCAAGGCCACCATCGAGAAGATCATCGAGCAGTACACTCGCGAGAGCGGCGTGCGCCAGTTGGAGAAGCAGATCAACAAAGCCATGCGCAAACTGGCTTATAAACGTCAGGTGGAAGACAGTCTCGTGAACTGGAAGATTACCCCCGAGTCATTGGAGGATCTGTTGGGCAAACCACCCTTCTACCGCGATATCTACCAGGGCAACGAGTATGCCGGTGTGGTCACAGGACTGGCCTGGACCAGCGTAGGTGGCGAGATTCTCTTCATCGAGACCTCGCTCTCAAAGGGTAAGGGTTCCAAGCTGACGCTGACTGGTAACCTGGGCGACGTGATGAAGGAGTCGGCCGTGCTGGCGCTCGAGTATGTCAAGGCCCATGCCGACAAGCTGGGTATCGACTATCGTATCTTTGATAACTGGAACATCCATATCCACGTGCCCGAGGGTGCCACGCCCAAGGATGGTCCTTCGGCTGGTATCACCATCGCCACCTCTATCGCCTCTGCGCTGACCCAGCGTAAGGTCCGCAAGAACACGGCGATGACCGGCGAGATAACCCTTCGCGGCAAGGTACTCCCCGTGGGTGGTATCAAGGAGAAGATCCTGGCCGCCAAGCGTGCCGGTATTACCGATATCGTGATGTGCCAGGAGAACGAGAAGGATATCCTCGAGATTCCTGAGATGTACCTGAAGGGCGTACAGTTCCACTATGTAGAGAACGTACAGGACGTGTGGAATTTCGCACTCTCCGACGAGATTGTGGACAACCCTCTGAAGTTTGAGATTGAAGAGGAAAAAGATAAAGACAAGAGCAAATGA
- a CDS encoding tRNA1(Val) (adenine(37)-N6)-methyltransferase — protein MANDYFKFKKFTVFQGKCAMKVGTDGTLLGAWADGGRRILDIGTGTGLIAIMMAQRFPDAQVTGIDIVPSAVEQARENVMASPFVDRITILEADVCQFEGQYDCIVSNPPFFEQSLTCPDNLRSQARHDTSLSYASLFKAVKSLLTERGIFSLVVPYDYRNRVFEEAAMNGFFLHREWSVQTTPRKQPKRLLLTFALHSCESIDTGVGLIEDAPGLRSSWYADLTAPFYLH, from the coding sequence ATGGCAAACGACTATTTTAAGTTCAAAAAATTTACTGTTTTCCAAGGGAAATGTGCGATGAAAGTGGGTACGGACGGTACGCTGCTTGGAGCATGGGCGGATGGTGGCCGGCGGATTCTGGATATCGGTACTGGAACGGGACTGATAGCCATCATGATGGCACAGCGTTTTCCGGATGCCCAGGTAACGGGGATTGACATCGTACCGTCGGCCGTAGAACAGGCCCGCGAGAATGTCATGGCGTCGCCGTTTGTCGACAGGATCACTATCCTGGAAGCGGATGTGTGCCAGTTTGAGGGACAATACGACTGTATCGTATCTAATCCGCCTTTCTTTGAACAGTCGCTGACGTGTCCTGACAACTTGCGCTCGCAGGCACGTCACGACACAAGTCTGTCGTATGCCAGCTTGTTTAAGGCCGTCAAATCACTCCTGACAGAACGGGGGATCTTCTCTCTTGTAGTGCCTTACGATTATAGAAACAGGGTATTTGAGGAGGCTGCCATGAATGGTTTCTTCCTGCACAGAGAATGGTCGGTCCAGACAACGCCTCGCAAGCAGCCAAAGCGTCTTCTCTTAACTTTTGCTCTTCATAGTTGTGAGTCGATAGACACAGGAGTTGGTCTTATAGAAGACGCTCCCGGCCTACGCTCTTCATGGTACGCAGATTTAACTGCTCCTTTCTACCTCCATTAA